One Yoonia sp. BS5-3 genomic window carries:
- a CDS encoding flotillin domain-containing protein, whose translation MDFQSILIVAASIIGLFIFIGLIMARLYRRSTREVSLVKTGSGGRKVIMDGGTIAIPFLHEISYVNMKTLRLEVHRKDDASLITRDRMRVDVGVEFYVSVNATEDGISRAAQTLGDRTFNVDQLREMIEGKLVDGLRSVAARMSMDELHENRSEFVQEVQNAISEDLLKNGLELESVSLTALDQTSFEALDENNAFNAVGMRKLAEVIATSKKERATITAEADVAVRQAEMEAERQKYEIERAQQEAQIAQIRQIEILQAEQEAEIARNREISDQAKEKARIEKEREIRAAEIERERVIREAEIANERELEVADQDRQIIVAQKSEEESRARASADSARAEAKKAQEAIETARAVAEADRAKQIALIEATKEAERQATAVRLSAEAEKDAAADRAAALTEEAQADANALTIRAEAKKADMLAEAEGRHAIAGAENALSAEIIKMKLDIARLEALPGIVAEMVKPAEKIDSIKIHQVGGLNGAGAGANGGGQPVNQALDSIMGMALQMPAMKKLGEELGLSLENGLADVTGDAFPTPEAPEDSAADGEVITPAKPKGSKSAK comes from the coding sequence ATGGACTTTCAATCCATACTCATTGTTGCGGCCAGTATCATCGGGCTGTTCATCTTCATCGGGCTGATCATGGCCCGGCTTTACCGACGTTCAACGCGCGAAGTAAGCCTTGTGAAAACCGGCTCGGGCGGGCGCAAAGTCATCATGGATGGAGGCACAATCGCCATCCCGTTCCTGCATGAAATTTCCTATGTAAACATGAAAACACTGCGGCTCGAAGTGCACCGCAAAGACGATGCCTCACTGATCACGCGCGACCGGATGCGGGTTGATGTGGGCGTAGAGTTCTACGTCTCGGTAAACGCAACCGAAGACGGGATCAGCCGGGCTGCGCAGACCTTGGGCGACCGGACGTTCAATGTCGATCAACTGCGCGAAATGATCGAAGGTAAGCTGGTGGACGGGCTGCGCTCGGTCGCGGCACGGATGTCGATGGATGAGCTGCATGAAAACCGCTCTGAATTCGTACAAGAGGTGCAGAATGCGATCTCAGAGGACCTGCTGAAAAACGGTCTGGAACTGGAATCGGTCTCGCTCACAGCGCTGGACCAGACCTCGTTTGAGGCATTGGATGAAAACAACGCCTTTAACGCTGTCGGGATGCGCAAGCTGGCCGAGGTGATCGCGACCTCCAAAAAGGAACGCGCGACCATTACAGCCGAAGCTGACGTCGCTGTCCGTCAGGCCGAAATGGAAGCCGAACGCCAGAAATACGAGATCGAGCGCGCGCAACAAGAAGCCCAGATTGCACAGATCCGGCAGATCGAAATCCTGCAGGCCGAACAAGAAGCCGAAATCGCCCGGAACAGGGAAATCTCTGATCAGGCCAAGGAAAAGGCACGGATTGAGAAAGAACGCGAAATTCGCGCCGCCGAGATTGAGCGCGAGCGCGTGATCCGCGAGGCCGAAATCGCCAATGAGCGTGAATTAGAAGTGGCTGATCAAGACCGCCAGATCATCGTGGCGCAAAAATCCGAAGAAGAAAGCCGGGCCCGGGCCTCTGCTGACAGCGCCCGCGCCGAAGCCAAAAAGGCGCAAGAGGCGATCGAAACCGCCCGTGCCGTGGCCGAAGCGGACCGTGCCAAGCAGATTGCGCTGATCGAAGCCACCAAAGAGGCCGAGCGTCAGGCGACCGCCGTGCGCCTGTCAGCTGAGGCCGAGAAAGACGCCGCAGCCGACCGGGCCGCCGCCCTGACGGAAGAGGCGCAAGCCGATGCCAACGCTCTGACGATCCGGGCCGAGGCGAAAAAGGCCGACATGCTGGCCGAAGCCGAAGGGCGGCACGCGATTGCGGGGGCGGAAAATGCGCTCAGCGCCGAGATCATCAAGATGAAGCTCGACATCGCCCGGCTCGAAGCCCTGCCCGGGATTGTGGCCGAGATGGTCAAACCAGCCGAGAAGATCGACAGCATCAAGATCCACCAGGTTGGCGGCCTGAATGGTGCGGGCGCTGGCGCCAACGGGGGCGGTCAACCGGTTAACCAGGCGCTGGACAGTATCATGGGGATGGCACTGCAAATGCCCGCGATGAAAAAGCTGGGCGAGGAACTGGGGCTCAGCCTTGAAAACGGTCTGGCCGACGTGACAGGTGATGCTTTCCCAACGCCAGAAGCGCCCGAAGACAGCGCAGCGGATGGCGAAGTGATCACGCCAGCAAAACCCAAAGGCAGCAAGTCAGCCAAATAA
- a CDS encoding TetR-like C-terminal domain-containing protein: MFDDAENYAAAPSLEDGRDIRVLLEEFLLNIFQYVTANGDMMRALIAAAQHDTAFHSSFYAKFVLPRDKMISDLLRLAQTRGEFSPERDAELVSGFIHGAFWYRLLNRKPLDARFARAIVSDVFG, from the coding sequence TTGTTTGACGACGCCGAAAACTATGCGGCGGCTCCTTCGTTGGAAGATGGGCGGGACATCCGTGTTCTACTTGAAGAATTTCTGTTGAACATTTTTCAATACGTGACCGCCAATGGTGACATGATGCGCGCACTTATCGCGGCTGCCCAACACGATACGGCGTTTCACAGTTCGTTTTACGCTAAGTTTGTTTTGCCCCGAGACAAGATGATCTCAGATTTGCTGAGGCTTGCGCAAACGCGCGGAGAGTTTTCACCGGAGCGCGATGCAGAGCTGGTTTCGGGCTTTATACACGGGGCATTCTGGTACCGATTGCTAAACCGAAAGCCACTGGATGCTCGTTTTGCGAGGGCTATTGTATCAGATGTATTTGGTTGA
- a CDS encoding TetR/AcrR family transcriptional regulator, which translates to MPKRGYHHGNLRKALIDGCLSLIEKRGPTGFTLSEAAREAGVTPAAVYRHFEGREDLIAAAAQQGYEMFGDLMEHAYGNGQPSALAAFEATGRAYLAFARKYPGYYIAMFESGISINRSPELHSAATRAMGVLEKAAAELSQHIPAEKRPPAQMFSAHIWALSHGVVELFARSNPGTQSPYPPEDLLESGIGIYLRGLGLIDPDQ; encoded by the coding sequence ATGCCTAAACGCGGCTATCATCACGGCAATCTGCGCAAAGCACTGATCGATGGGTGCCTGTCGCTGATCGAAAAGCGGGGACCAACCGGGTTCACCCTGTCAGAGGCCGCACGTGAGGCCGGTGTAACCCCCGCCGCCGTCTACCGGCATTTCGAAGGGCGCGAAGATCTGATCGCCGCCGCGGCCCAGCAAGGCTATGAGATGTTTGGCGATTTGATGGAACATGCTTACGGGAATGGGCAACCATCCGCGCTGGCGGCTTTCGAAGCGACGGGGCGGGCCTATCTGGCATTTGCTCGTAAATATCCCGGTTATTACATCGCCATGTTCGAATCTGGCATATCGATCAACCGCAGCCCTGAACTGCACAGCGCAGCAACCCGCGCGATGGGGGTGCTTGAAAAAGCGGCTGCCGAACTCAGCCAACACATCCCCGCCGAAAAAAGGCCACCCGCACAAATGTTCAGCGCGCATATATGGGCGCTGAGCCACGGGGTCGTGGAACTTTTCGCACGCTCTAACCCCGGCACGCAAAGCCCCTACCCGCCCGAAGATCTGCTGGAGTCCGGCATTGGTATCTATCTGCGCGGGCTTGGGCTGATCGACCCAGACCAGTAA
- a CDS encoding cupin domain-containing protein: protein MPVFSPKTVKTDSSDGAGDPCGPYHALLFSDSGGLTQFGAFEEILPPGSSSSIKHWHQTEDEMVYILQGEVTLHLGPDTIIMRPGEAATFKAGDPVGHCLTNNSGAEVRYLVIGTRAPVDVVTYPDHDRVLHFDRETQNRRWTDHSGAPADSPYKGD from the coding sequence ATGCCTGTTTTCAGCCCCAAAACGGTTAAGACCGACAGTAGCGATGGCGCGGGTGATCCCTGCGGGCCTTATCATGCGCTGCTGTTCAGCGACAGCGGCGGCTTGACACAGTTTGGTGCTTTTGAGGAAATCTTGCCGCCCGGGTCCTCCTCTTCCATCAAGCATTGGCATCAGACCGAAGATGAAATGGTCTATATCCTTCAGGGCGAAGTCACCCTTCATCTGGGCCCCGACACGATCATCATGCGCCCTGGCGAGGCGGCGACCTTTAAGGCGGGCGACCCAGTGGGCCATTGCCTGACGAATAACAGCGGCGCAGAGGTCCGTTATCTGGTGATTGGCACGCGCGCGCCCGTTGATGTCGTGACTTACCCAGACCATGACCGCGTCTTGCATTTTGACAGAGAGACGCAAAATCGGCGCTGGACAGATCACAGCGGCGCACCGGCGGATAGCCCTTATAAGGGGGATTGA
- a CDS encoding YqiJ family protein gives MIAIFLTPEAYPFSIALCVVLGLFILEIISLILGGSLLAIGSDAPDVDLDLDADFDIDMDVDVDIDTDLDLDADADTGLDGASGAGGWIGWLGIGEVPFLIWLVSFLTLFGLSGLVLLSTGAGVFGVTLPVAITLPIAAVVGVYCARFIARMVAAIMPKTESSAMKTRFLGGHHGVISQGTAKRGKPAEAKIKDRHGNIHYLRVEPLDDDAEIPQGRDVHVIRKRNGVFFVVDITA, from the coding sequence ATGATCGCTATATTTCTAACGCCCGAAGCCTACCCATTTTCCATTGCCCTATGCGTTGTGCTGGGCCTTTTCATTCTAGAAATTATCTCTTTGATCCTAGGGGGCAGCCTACTGGCCATCGGATCAGACGCGCCGGATGTTGATCTGGATCTGGATGCGGATTTTGACATCGATATGGATGTCGATGTCGACATAGACACGGATCTTGATCTCGATGCGGATGCGGATACCGGCTTGGACGGGGCATCTGGCGCCGGGGGCTGGATTGGCTGGCTTGGGATCGGGGAAGTCCCCTTTCTAATCTGGCTGGTGTCATTCCTCACACTTTTCGGGCTGTCTGGGCTGGTGTTGCTCAGTACTGGCGCGGGCGTTTTCGGGGTCACCCTACCTGTTGCGATCACGTTGCCCATTGCGGCGGTGGTTGGCGTCTATTGCGCCCGGTTCATCGCGCGCATGGTGGCTGCAATCATGCCCAAAACAGAATCCTCTGCGATGAAGACGCGCTTTCTGGGCGGCCATCACGGGGTGATCAGCCAAGGCACGGCCAAACGCGGCAAACCGGCTGAGGCCAAGATCAAAGATCGGCATGGGAATATCCATTACCTACGGGTCGAACCTTTGGATGATGATGCAGAAATTCCGCAAGGGCGGGATGTGCATGTCATCCGCAAACGAAACGGCGTGTTCTTCGTCGTCGACATCACGGCTTAA
- a CDS encoding DUF6357 family protein, whose translation MSETELIPTKGKPGWCAGVVRVDGKLMYSFPVASGHIDRSFSFEITNDHLQILQEDEERFYFLFAVMHETHQLPPYPTEKMREEIFDTILFANKATVSKFLTHQDARHLAHGGVSNIVRLTLGWEGNLPQPDNWFKS comes from the coding sequence GTGTCAGAAACAGAACTTATTCCGACCAAAGGCAAACCCGGCTGGTGCGCTGGCGTTGTCCGTGTAGATGGAAAACTGATGTACAGCTTCCCAGTCGCATCAGGTCACATCGACCGTTCGTTCAGCTTCGAAATAACCAACGACCACCTGCAAATCTTGCAAGAAGATGAAGAACGTTTCTATTTCTTGTTTGCAGTGATGCACGAAACGCATCAATTACCACCATATCCAACAGAAAAGATGCGTGAAGAGATTTTCGATACGATTTTATTCGCGAACAAGGCCACTGTCTCAAAATTTTTGACGCACCAAGATGCACGGCATCTTGCCCATGGAGGCGTATCAAACATCGTTAGGCTTACTTTGGGTTGGGAAGGCAACTTACCGCAACCGGATAACTGGTTCAAAAGTTGA
- a CDS encoding acyloxyacyl hydrolase, producing MDSRFAVFFFIMGGLDTYLNDCPTDCIQTAPAEERIAIQFGDTYFQEEIIGDEIYGIYDFPKYYGAFQPTVGASLSDQDDFWLGAGGKWTTRRIADSPVYVELSLMPGVYFQGDGPDVGFPLQFRGTLGAGIDFPNGSSLSVLFDHRSNANASEWNPGIETVGIRFSQTLD from the coding sequence GTGGACAGCAGATTTGCCGTATTCTTTTTCATCATGGGCGGGCTCGATACCTACCTGAACGACTGCCCGACCGATTGCATCCAAACCGCCCCTGCCGAAGAACGGATCGCGATCCAATTCGGGGATACCTATTTCCAAGAGGAAATCATCGGTGATGAGATTTATGGCATCTATGATTTTCCCAAATATTACGGGGCCTTCCAGCCGACGGTCGGGGCCAGCCTGAGCGACCAAGATGATTTTTGGTTGGGTGCCGGGGGCAAATGGACGACGCGGCGGATCGCGGACAGCCCCGTTTATGTGGAATTGTCGCTGATGCCGGGGGTCTATTTTCAGGGCGACGGGCCGGATGTCGGATTCCCCCTGCAATTTCGTGGAACACTGGGGGCCGGGATCGATTTTCCCAACGGCTCCAGCCTTAGCGTGTTGTTCGATCACCGCTCAAATGCAAATGCGTCCGAATGGAACCCCGGGATTGAAACGGTCGGCATTCGGTTTTCACAAACACTCGACTAG